The proteins below are encoded in one region of Anaerosporomusa subterranea:
- a CDS encoding zinc-dependent alcohol dehydrogenase produces the protein MSIITRAALLKAPYDIDLVERELVCGEDEVIVKNHLIGICGSDKSFYRGQMPPKTAEFRQDPKFPFYLGHESGGVIVEVGSKVIDYKVGDKVIAFGWNNNYADYFLSKTWQLQPVPEGMDMDLASLGEPIACGMYSGMNSGVQMGDVVVVMGGGFAGQIIAQCAKKKGASTVVVADVLDGKLELAKKLGADVTVNLKKQDAMEVVMGLTDGLGADVVVEAAGSESSFNMASEIIKHNGKFVFYSWVTQPITLNISRWHDDGIEFVNTCLVHHSWRERYVWTPATLKPVVKGLVDIKSLITNEFKLSDIKAAFELADKDDTAIKIVLRP, from the coding sequence ATGTCAATTATCACACGGGCCGCCCTGCTTAAAGCTCCCTATGACATTGATCTCGTCGAACGTGAGCTAGTATGCGGCGAAGATGAAGTCATTGTCAAAAATCACCTCATCGGTATCTGCGGATCAGATAAAAGCTTTTATCGCGGCCAGATGCCACCTAAGACGGCTGAATTCCGCCAAGACCCTAAATTCCCGTTCTACCTAGGTCATGAAAGCGGCGGGGTTATTGTCGAAGTCGGTTCAAAGGTCATCGACTACAAAGTAGGCGATAAAGTAATTGCATTCGGTTGGAACAACAACTACGCAGACTACTTCCTGTCAAAGACTTGGCAATTGCAGCCCGTCCCTGAAGGAATGGATATGGACTTGGCCAGCTTGGGAGAACCGATTGCTTGCGGTATGTACTCTGGCATGAACTCTGGCGTGCAGATGGGCGATGTAGTCGTAGTCATGGGTGGCGGCTTTGCCGGCCAAATTATCGCCCAGTGCGCTAAGAAAAAAGGCGCCTCGACTGTCGTAGTCGCTGACGTACTTGACGGTAAACTAGAACTGGCAAAGAAGCTGGGGGCAGACGTTACCGTCAATCTCAAGAAGCAAGACGCCATGGAAGTGGTCATGGGGCTGACTGACGGACTTGGGGCTGATGTCGTGGTTGAGGCGGCTGGCTCGGAGAGCTCGTTCAACATGGCCTCTGAGATCATTAAGCACAATGGCAAGTTTGTTTTCTATAGTTGGGTCACACAGCCGATTACGCTAAATATCAGCCGTTGGCATGATGACGGAATCGAGTTTGTCAATACTTGTCTGGTCCATCACAGCTGGCGTGAGCGGTATGTCTGGACTCCTGCTACACTAAAACCAGTCGTCAAGGGCTTGGTTGATATCAAATCCTTGATCACCAACGAATTCAAGCTTAGCGACATCAAAGCCGCATTCGAGCTAGCCGATAAAGACGACACCGCTATTAAGATTGTCCTTAGACCATAA
- a CDS encoding CCA tRNA nucleotidyltransferase gives MKALLDSGYQAYIVGGAVRDYVLGKPATDIDIATNALPESIREVASAYNWKIVEVGAAFGVMVIIIGQDSYEVTTYRSEIYGDDSHRPASVTYCTSLADDLSRRDFTINALAMDIDGQIVDQFGGLRDIEKKFIRTVGTPRLRFAEDGLRMFRAARFAGQLGFAIEPETLSAISACLARVSGLSVERVKSEIEKTLLSDHPDKGLTVMLQSGLLDCTCRSRENGQDISVPILPELRHLDGLPQNPAYHYFDGWGHTLAVVCEAPRQLTLRWAALLHDVGKGWQGVRIINKKGNYSDPGHDAKGAELARDILERLKLPPNEVKRIAWLIRRHMQMPEPDYKAVLKWLRRLSQQFSRAEIMQQAISQLLQLHWADRVGGHVDPGVEDWREVNALTTKILDEVPFYPSQLAITGGDIAKTLGTGEQVRLFQIDLLTRVQSGQLVNNRENLIEALAARARRQEPR, from the coding sequence ATGAAGGCGCTGCTCGACAGCGGATATCAAGCATATATCGTCGGCGGCGCGGTGCGCGACTATGTCCTTGGTAAGCCTGCAACCGATATCGACATTGCGACAAATGCCTTACCGGAAAGCATCCGCGAAGTGGCTAGCGCATACAACTGGAAGATCGTTGAGGTCGGCGCAGCGTTCGGCGTCATGGTTATTATCATTGGTCAAGACAGTTATGAAGTGACTACCTATCGCAGTGAAATCTATGGCGACGACAGCCACCGACCAGCTAGCGTGACGTACTGTACTAGTCTAGCTGATGACCTTTCGCGCCGTGATTTTACGATAAATGCGTTAGCCATGGATATCGACGGTCAGATTGTCGATCAATTTGGCGGTTTGCGTGATATCGAGAAGAAATTCATCCGAACCGTTGGTACCCCCCGACTCCGCTTTGCTGAGGACGGCTTGCGCATGTTTCGCGCTGCCCGTTTCGCTGGCCAGCTTGGGTTTGCTATTGAGCCAGAAACGCTTAGCGCCATATCGGCTTGTCTAGCGAGGGTTAGCGGATTATCGGTCGAACGGGTGAAAAGTGAAATCGAGAAGACCCTGCTATCTGACCATCCTGACAAGGGGCTGACAGTGATGCTGCAGTCTGGCCTGCTTGATTGTACTTGTCGCTCACGGGAGAATGGGCAAGATATCTCTGTTCCCATTTTGCCAGAGCTGCGGCATCTTGATGGATTGCCACAAAACCCGGCCTATCATTACTTTGACGGTTGGGGCCATACGCTGGCAGTTGTTTGCGAAGCGCCGCGCCAACTGACTCTGCGTTGGGCGGCACTTTTGCATGATGTCGGCAAAGGCTGGCAAGGAGTCCGGATTATCAATAAAAAGGGGAATTACTCTGATCCTGGCCATGATGCTAAAGGCGCTGAATTGGCTCGCGACATTCTAGAACGCCTCAAGTTACCTCCAAACGAGGTAAAGCGGATTGCTTGGCTGATTCGTCGGCATATGCAAATGCCTGAGCCGGACTACAAAGCCGTGCTGAAATGGCTGCGACGGTTGTCTCAACAGTTTTCCCGAGCAGAAATTATGCAGCAGGCCATTAGCCAACTGCTTCAATTGCACTGGGCTGACCGGGTGGGCGGCCATGTCGATCCAGGAGTCGAGGACTGGCGGGAAGTCAATGCGTTGACCACAAAGATTCTCGATGAAGTCCCATTTTATCCTAGTCAACTGGCAATAACCGGCGGCGATATCGCCAAAACGCTGGGAACTGGCGAACAGGTACGCCTGTTTCAAATCGACCTGCTAACCCGCGTCCAGTCCGGCCAGCTAGTAAATAACCGTGAGAACTTAATAGAGGCGTTGGCGGCGCGGGCGAGGCGGCAGGAGCCGCGATAG
- a CDS encoding sigma 54-interacting transcriptional regulator has translation MIRIALIAPYETLKKLADDTFADYPDKDVTLTTIYAIGVKVVPSLQLDCDAIIARGATAAAIRQIYRDIPVIDLQVTGYDIIRAVYRCRQDHGAGKVAIIGSGNMIYGVQSILDVLGEDICCYTISKEDDAEFCVLQARHSGVEAVIGGAMTVEIAKRLGLKTVLIQSGQEAVLQAIDEAVRTTRVALQERAHAERFKAIMDYAYEGIIAVDGEGCITVFNKSAQRATGVPRQIALGKHIQGVLPDIRLSRVLTSGEEEIGELQSINGVMVAENLIPIKIKNKVVGAVATFQNVDKLQELEGNIRKKIHQKGLTAKYTFQDFIGDSQEIRDTIEIARQFSQVESNILITGETGTGKELLAQSVHNASDRRKGPFVAVNCAALPESLLESELFGYVEGAFTGAAKGGKAGLFELAHQGTIFLDEVSEIPYRLQGRLLRVLQEREIMRLGHDRVIPVDVRVVSATNKNLKQLTRQGSFRQDLLYRLDVLGIFIPPLRKRREDILILFFRYLAINNDKFDKQAQRLTPEAKKLLLDYDWPGNVRELSNVCERIVVLSAGRTIDVSDIRRVLAVDESLPEHEEQQPRRLNQATNLREEERLSVRNALAATRGNKTKAANLLGISRTTLWRRIREL, from the coding sequence ATGATTCGGATCGCGCTGATCGCTCCTTACGAAACTCTAAAGAAGCTAGCTGATGACACGTTTGCCGATTACCCGGATAAAGATGTTACATTGACTACGATTTATGCTATCGGTGTGAAAGTCGTACCATCACTGCAGCTGGATTGCGATGCGATTATTGCCCGTGGTGCTACGGCGGCGGCAATTCGACAGATATATCGTGATATTCCGGTCATCGATTTGCAAGTAACCGGCTATGACATCATCCGGGCTGTCTATCGCTGCCGACAAGATCACGGCGCCGGCAAAGTCGCGATTATCGGCTCAGGCAATATGATTTATGGTGTTCAGAGTATCCTCGACGTGTTAGGTGAGGATATTTGCTGTTATACGATTAGCAAAGAAGACGACGCGGAATTTTGTGTGCTTCAGGCCAGGCACAGCGGTGTAGAAGCTGTGATTGGCGGTGCTATGACAGTAGAAATTGCTAAGCGCCTTGGTCTAAAAACCGTTTTGATCCAATCCGGTCAAGAGGCTGTACTGCAGGCCATCGATGAAGCGGTTCGCACTACCCGAGTCGCCCTGCAGGAGAGGGCTCACGCCGAACGCTTTAAGGCCATCATGGATTATGCCTATGAGGGCATCATCGCGGTTGATGGTGAGGGATGTATTACCGTATTTAATAAATCAGCGCAAAGGGCGACCGGAGTGCCGCGTCAGATTGCCCTCGGCAAACACATCCAGGGAGTTCTGCCAGATATTCGTCTTTCCCGTGTCCTAACCAGCGGTGAGGAAGAAATAGGAGAACTCCAAAGTATTAATGGCGTTATGGTCGCTGAAAACCTCATCCCGATCAAGATAAAAAATAAAGTAGTTGGTGCGGTGGCTACGTTTCAAAATGTCGACAAATTGCAGGAGCTAGAGGGAAACATCCGCAAAAAGATTCATCAGAAAGGACTGACGGCGAAGTATACCTTTCAAGACTTTATTGGCGATAGTCAAGAAATTCGCGATACAATCGAGATTGCCCGTCAGTTCAGTCAGGTTGAATCCAACATTCTAATTACCGGTGAGACTGGCACTGGCAAAGAACTGTTGGCGCAGAGCGTCCATAACGCCAGTGACCGCCGCAAGGGACCGTTTGTAGCGGTAAACTGCGCCGCGCTGCCAGAGAGCCTTTTGGAGAGTGAACTTTTTGGCTATGTCGAAGGCGCCTTCACCGGTGCGGCGAAAGGCGGTAAGGCTGGTCTGTTTGAATTAGCGCATCAAGGAACGATTTTCCTTGATGAAGTCTCAGAGATTCCCTACCGATTGCAAGGGCGGTTGCTGAGGGTCTTGCAGGAACGAGAAATCATGCGACTGGGCCATGATCGGGTGATTCCAGTCGATGTTCGTGTTGTTTCTGCTACCAACAAAAATTTGAAGCAATTAACCCGTCAGGGTTCATTCCGTCAAGATTTGCTGTATCGCCTTGACGTATTAGGCATTTTTATTCCGCCTTTGCGAAAGAGGCGAGAAGATATCCTCATTCTCTTTTTCCGGTATTTGGCGATAAATAATGATAAATTCGATAAGCAGGCGCAGCGCCTAACGCCCGAGGCAAAGAAGTTACTGCTTGATTATGACTGGCCTGGCAATGTCCGTGAATTAAGCAATGTCTGTGAGCGGATCGTCGTTTTGTCTGCCGGGCGCACTATCGATGTTTCAGATATCAGACGGGTGTTAGCAGTGGACGAGAGCTTGCCTGAACATGAAGAGCAGCAACCGCGCAGGCTGAACCAGGCCACTAATCTGCGTGAGGAGGAGCGACTAAGCGTCCGCAATGCACTAGCTGCTACCAGGGGCAATAAAACAAAGGCGGCCAACTTGTTGGGCATTAGTCGTACTACACTATGGCGGAGAATTCGCGAACTGTAA
- the pbp4b gene encoding penicillin binding protein PBP4B, translating to MFIRCATRTLLALYTTSLLVYAPLFAEPKIAHALPLNSTLAAGQNPALFPEPEPTSRVLARSRQTFKGYRGRGSLIIENAGATSADIYVNGYQVKAKTALGQPDGCATIDIGEYTVDGINTLKVLNVTPASAHVNVRIPYPELIWGEPTKVGFSAEKLAKVDSLINKEIAEGFPGAVLLIAKNGQIVKQKAYGYQQKYDGDRLLPNPPPMTVDTLFDLASNTKMFAVNLALQKLVSEGRVQIDDPVAKYISDFRGDGREAITLRQVITHSAGFAPEVHFFDPKQKEKGLYSRDQAVTRALLPKIPLAYRPGEKTVYSDTDYIILGFVIEAVSGHSLDSYVETEIYQPLGLNHILYNPIAKGFRPDRFAATERLGNSRDGRVNFPGIRRHTLKGEVHDEKAFYSLGGVSGHAGLFSQAYDLAVLGQTLLNGGGYGSYRLCNFATLQQFTKPSDQDLHYGLGWDKNNIWEFGPYASEQTIGHTGWTGTVTLIDPKHDLVVILLTNKIHAPVSAEDRDRFTTAKFETGKYGSIMALIYEAFLENPPER from the coding sequence ATGTTTATTCGCTGTGCCACCCGCACGTTGCTCGCACTTTATACTACATCGTTGTTAGTTTATGCCCCCCTCTTTGCCGAGCCAAAGATCGCTCACGCCTTACCGCTTAACTCCACTCTGGCTGCCGGACAGAATCCTGCTTTGTTCCCTGAGCCGGAGCCTACTTCGCGCGTCCTCGCACGCAGCCGACAGACGTTTAAAGGCTACCGCGGCCGTGGCTCTCTTATCATTGAAAACGCAGGAGCGACCAGCGCCGATATCTATGTCAATGGCTATCAAGTCAAGGCTAAAACTGCCCTTGGTCAGCCAGACGGCTGCGCGACAATCGACATTGGCGAGTATACTGTTGACGGCATCAATACACTGAAGGTACTCAATGTCACCCCGGCCAGCGCACATGTCAACGTCAGGATCCCGTATCCGGAACTGATTTGGGGCGAACCGACGAAGGTTGGCTTTTCTGCGGAAAAGCTGGCCAAAGTAGACTCCCTGATTAACAAGGAAATAGCCGAAGGCTTCCCAGGCGCTGTGCTCCTAATCGCCAAAAACGGCCAAATCGTTAAACAGAAGGCATACGGTTACCAGCAGAAATATGACGGTGACAGGCTGTTGCCTAATCCGCCGCCAATGACAGTTGATACCCTGTTCGACCTGGCTTCAAATACGAAGATGTTTGCAGTGAATTTGGCGCTGCAAAAGCTAGTCAGCGAAGGCAGGGTGCAAATTGACGACCCGGTCGCAAAGTACATTAGCGACTTTCGCGGCGACGGACGAGAAGCCATTACTCTCAGACAAGTCATCACCCATTCGGCCGGCTTTGCGCCAGAGGTGCATTTCTTCGACCCAAAACAAAAAGAAAAAGGACTGTACTCACGCGATCAAGCCGTAACCCGCGCCCTGCTGCCGAAAATTCCTCTTGCCTATCGACCAGGGGAAAAGACAGTGTACAGTGATACCGATTACATTATTCTCGGTTTTGTCATTGAAGCAGTCAGCGGTCATTCGCTTGATAGCTATGTCGAAACTGAAATTTATCAGCCGCTTGGTCTGAATCATATACTGTATAATCCAATAGCCAAAGGCTTTCGTCCTGATCGGTTTGCTGCTACCGAGCGTTTGGGTAACAGCCGCGATGGCCGCGTCAATTTCCCTGGTATAAGGCGACACACTCTGAAAGGTGAAGTCCATGACGAAAAGGCTTTTTACTCTCTCGGTGGTGTATCTGGCCACGCCGGTCTGTTCTCACAGGCATATGATCTGGCCGTACTCGGCCAGACCTTATTAAATGGTGGTGGCTATGGCAGTTATCGTCTGTGTAACTTCGCTACCCTGCAGCAATTCACCAAACCAAGTGATCAGGACCTACACTACGGTCTGGGCTGGGACAAGAATAACATTTGGGAGTTCGGCCCCTACGCCAGTGAGCAGACGATCGGCCACACCGGCTGGACCGGCACAGTGACTCTAATTGATCCTAAGCATGATTTAGTCGTTATACTTTTGACAAATAAGATCCACGCGCCTGTGTCAGCGGAGGACCGGGACCGATTTACGACGGCAAAGTTTGAGACAGGTAAGTATGGGAGTATAATGGCGCTGATATATGAGGCATTTCTGGAAAATCCCCCTGAGCGTTGA
- a CDS encoding glycoside hydrolase family 3 protein — protein sequence MCIVKRIALLFAVFLAIAVSSPVAEARDVDGLLRSMTLEEKIGQMLFPAFRTEEGRAVTEITLQVSQALRQYHVGGVVLFRENLVTADQTIRLIGDLQTVAGIELPLFIGIDQEGGRVTRLPYGTVMPGNMALGATGNPENAFLAAKAIGEELAELGFNLNFAPVLDINSNPDNPVIGVRSFGEDPDSVAAMGKAFIHGLHAAGIAAAVKHFPGHGDTSVDSHLGLPTLPYSVKQLEDRELKPFQLALSESPDMIMTAHIALPEIESATVRSAKDGTAVYLPATLSQPVLTGLLRQRLGYNGIIITDALNMKSITEHFGAGEAAVRAVQAGADILLMPDLEKSHAALVTAVQQSEIAEARIDQSVRRILAVKKKQGLFAGVKRKVQPEAKKQRAALEARLAGQAVTLLKNDAKVLPFALQPNRRVLLLASKAEQLAAMRQEAERILQSAGLPAESIVALEYQRKVSAVHQTALAAADQIILVTESADAAGRDPVRSSIAATAASLASLAAKAGKPLVVMAIRNPYDIMYLQAAPAFLTVYAPVAPNIAAGLKVIFGLAEPQGKLPVTIPGKNGSVLYPRGFGIGY from the coding sequence ATGTGTATAGTGAAGCGTATTGCGCTACTATTTGCGGTTTTTCTGGCAATAGCCGTCTCTTCTCCGGTTGCCGAGGCGCGCGATGTCGATGGCCTGCTGCGCTCCATGACACTGGAAGAAAAGATCGGGCAAATGCTGTTTCCAGCCTTCCGCACTGAGGAAGGCCGTGCTGTTACGGAGATAACGCTCCAGGTGTCGCAAGCTCTGCGTCAGTATCATGTCGGCGGGGTTGTTTTGTTTCGGGAAAATCTCGTCACCGCTGACCAGACTATTCGACTGATTGGCGATTTACAGACTGTAGCAGGAATTGAGCTGCCGCTGTTTATCGGTATCGACCAAGAAGGCGGCAGAGTAACCCGTCTGCCCTATGGAACTGTCATGCCAGGAAATATGGCTCTGGGGGCGACTGGCAACCCTGAAAATGCCTTCTTGGCTGCCAAGGCAATTGGCGAGGAACTGGCCGAACTGGGTTTCAACCTCAACTTTGCGCCAGTGCTGGATATTAACAGTAATCCTGACAATCCAGTGATTGGAGTGCGCTCGTTTGGCGAAGATCCTGATTCAGTCGCAGCCATGGGCAAGGCCTTTATCCATGGCTTACACGCTGCCGGTATCGCAGCGGCAGTCAAACATTTCCCGGGACATGGTGATACCAGTGTGGATTCCCATCTCGGCTTACCGACACTGCCATATAGCGTTAAGCAATTAGAGGACCGTGAGTTGAAACCATTTCAGCTAGCACTGAGCGAGTCGCCTGATATGATCATGACTGCCCATATCGCGCTCCCGGAAATCGAGTCAGCCACGGTTAGGTCTGCCAAGGACGGCACCGCCGTTTATTTGCCAGCCACACTTTCCCAGCCTGTTCTGACCGGACTATTGCGACAGAGGCTGGGCTATAATGGAATTATCATCACCGATGCGTTAAACATGAAGTCAATCACCGAGCATTTTGGGGCTGGCGAAGCTGCTGTGCGGGCAGTTCAGGCAGGAGCGGACATCTTACTGATGCCAGACCTCGAGAAAAGCCATGCCGCCTTGGTGACAGCCGTCCAGCAATCTGAAATAGCCGAAGCCCGGATTGACCAGTCGGTTCGCCGTATTCTGGCTGTGAAGAAAAAGCAGGGCTTGTTTGCTGGTGTAAAGCGGAAAGTACAGCCAGAGGCAAAAAAACAGCGCGCTGCTCTGGAAGCCCGTTTAGCGGGGCAAGCAGTCACGCTATTAAAAAATGACGCTAAAGTGCTTCCCTTTGCGTTGCAGCCGAATCGTCGGGTCTTATTGCTGGCGTCCAAGGCTGAGCAGCTTGCCGCTATGCGCCAGGAGGCTGAAAGAATCCTCCAGTCAGCCGGATTACCTGCCGAATCAATTGTCGCGCTTGAATACCAGAGAAAAGTCAGCGCGGTTCACCAGACCGCCCTGGCCGCGGCAGATCAGATTATCCTGGTGACTGAGAGCGCAGACGCTGCTGGACGCGATCCGGTCAGGTCGTCAATCGCGGCAACTGCCGCTTCTCTCGCCAGCCTGGCGGCCAAAGCAGGCAAACCGCTTGTTGTCATGGCGATTCGTAATCCGTATGATATTATGTATTTGCAGGCAGCTCCGGCATTCCTAACCGTATACGCCCCGGTCGCGCCAAACATAGCCGCTGGATTGAAGGTGATATTTGGCCTGGCCGAGCCGCAAGGGAAATTGCCTGTGACGATTCCGGGGAAGAATGGAAGTGTTCTATACCCGCGGGGATTTGGAATAGGGTACTGA
- a CDS encoding two-component system sensor histidine kinase NtrB has product MFRGSLIKRIYSALSLILLLPFLGFGIYSAHREKEYNLLVKADEMSRIANVDWILLSLMIWFVLMLIIAYFFQRVNLSIAHLACQISQIDDDQKSLADLPQFIPVLDAIRNKYWGEVQRLKRLKDACPVAAVVVDKHGMITAHNDMYATIIERHVGKCQKLIGMSLRQLMNSVGIPEEELIFPRVLQGESNVESHQKLVGAEWITRGRPLIDEDTGEILGAVISVTDITERENFRREMGRQERLNVVGEMAASVAHEIRNPMTVVRGNLQLMALKSDDKNRYSLMIDELDRANDIIEDFLSLARNRPVPKSLCDINQIISRLQPLLYSETVARGGVLELDLEENLPDLLLSEKEIKQLILHLFRNANDAIEDDGRLILRTQRVGSFIELQVQDNGCGISEDCLNKLTEPFYTTKSNGTGLGLAICRSIVEQHNAALSIDSLEGVGTTVTIRFHSSNRISLVNLAECPSKAC; this is encoded by the coding sequence TTGTTTAGAGGTAGCCTGATAAAAAGAATTTACAGTGCTTTAAGTCTCATTTTATTGCTGCCCTTTCTGGGCTTCGGTATATACTCGGCTCATAGGGAAAAAGAATATAATCTTCTGGTCAAGGCAGACGAGATGAGTAGAATTGCCAACGTAGACTGGATTCTCCTTTCGTTGATGATATGGTTTGTGCTGATGTTGATAATCGCTTACTTTTTTCAGAGAGTTAACTTGTCGATCGCACACCTGGCATGCCAAATATCACAAATAGATGACGATCAGAAATCATTAGCAGATCTACCTCAGTTTATTCCTGTCCTTGATGCTATTCGCAACAAATACTGGGGAGAAGTGCAAAGGCTTAAGCGACTGAAAGACGCTTGTCCGGTTGCTGCAGTTGTAGTTGATAAACACGGGATGATCACAGCGCATAATGATATGTATGCTACTATCATCGAACGACATGTAGGCAAATGCCAGAAACTAATAGGCATGTCGCTGCGACAACTAATGAACTCGGTGGGAATTCCTGAGGAGGAACTAATCTTCCCCCGTGTACTTCAGGGAGAAAGCAATGTAGAAAGTCATCAGAAACTGGTGGGCGCAGAATGGATCACACGCGGCAGGCCTTTAATTGATGAAGACACAGGTGAAATTCTGGGGGCAGTCATATCAGTAACCGACATTACGGAAAGAGAGAACTTCCGACGGGAAATGGGGAGGCAGGAGCGGCTCAACGTAGTCGGTGAGATGGCCGCAAGCGTCGCCCATGAAATTCGTAATCCGATGACTGTGGTGAGAGGTAATCTGCAGCTCATGGCCTTGAAATCTGACGATAAGAATCGTTATAGCCTAATGATTGACGAGTTAGACCGAGCAAACGATATCATTGAAGACTTTCTCTCTCTGGCCAGAAACAGGCCAGTCCCGAAATCTCTTTGCGATATTAACCAGATCATATCTCGTCTTCAACCATTACTCTATTCCGAGACTGTGGCAAGAGGAGGCGTCCTAGAATTAGACCTAGAGGAGAATTTGCCCGATCTACTGCTCAGTGAAAAGGAAATCAAACAACTGATCTTACATCTGTTTCGAAACGCTAATGATGCCATCGAGGATGACGGCCGGCTGATCCTTCGGACACAGAGGGTTGGCAGCTTTATTGAACTGCAGGTTCAAGACAACGGCTGCGGTATTTCAGAAGATTGCTTAAACAAACTGACTGAGCCTTTCTACACGACTAAAAGTAATGGCACTGGACTTGGTCTGGCCATCTGTCGCAGCATAGTCGAGCAGCACAATGCTGCGCTTAGCATTGATTCACTTGAGGGCGTTGGTACAACCGTCACTATTCGATTCCATTCGTCCAATCGAATTAGTCTCGTAAATTTAGCCGAATGCCCCTCGAAAGCATGCTGA
- a CDS encoding DoxX family protein, producing the protein MKSALTALAKFLSTYRDLGLLVFRLVLGGMFMWHGWPKIVGGPAGWEKLGQAMGTFGITFAPTFWGFMASFSEFGGGLMVALGLFYRIGALLLFFTMFTAFNTQMVGGKGLSKASQSLEDGFSFLAAAFIGPGKYSLDYLFQLEETEKRGPR; encoded by the coding sequence ATGAAATCAGCACTAACAGCATTGGCAAAATTTCTATCTACTTATCGTGACCTGGGTCTTCTCGTATTCAGACTTGTGCTTGGCGGCATGTTTATGTGGCATGGCTGGCCAAAAATTGTCGGCGGACCGGCGGGATGGGAGAAGCTAGGGCAAGCTATGGGCACATTTGGAATTACGTTTGCTCCGACATTCTGGGGTTTTATGGCGAGCTTTTCTGAATTCGGCGGGGGTCTAATGGTTGCCCTGGGACTGTTTTATCGGATTGGCGCTTTGCTATTATTTTTCACCATGTTTACCGCTTTTAACACCCAGATGGTTGGAGGGAAAGGTTTGTCTAAAGCTTCCCAATCGCTTGAAGATGGATTCAGTTTCCTCGCAGCCGCTTTCATCGGGCCTGGCAAGTATAGTTTAGACTACCTCTTCCAACTCGAGGAGACTGAGAAACGCGGACCTAGGTAA
- a CDS encoding SLC13 family permease: MSLALISVISLIVAIVISCISTLNIGTLAFGMALVIGHYIGGIKIDDLIKGYPTSLLVMLAGTTFLFSIAQVNGTLEKVAKYAIKAVKGNTALLPIVLFFVALIMGAAGPGPTVAAALMAPTVMLLAKEMEVNPLLLAIVVGNGGHAGGMSPIAVGGVITTGLTTKLGLTGVSALIWYNNVLIHFVGAILAYFWFGGHKLWKSQSAAHKQMLAAIPIEPFSRDQWITLTGLLTYICGVVFFKMDIGMGAFLIGTILTLLRVVNEEKAIKGMPWGAILMVTGVTVLISMMSKVGGIDLFAGLIAKLSTTGTITIVTGTIAGVISAFASTTGVILTTFIPMAPALLQKVGAPPTELIPLISTIVATGFIVDMSPLSTSGAIYLANAHESQDKSKLFRDMLAWGLSMSVVGALLCWLFFSVLRVP, translated from the coding sequence ATGTCATTGGCACTTATCTCGGTTATTAGTCTAATTGTCGCCATTGTAATCAGTTGCATATCCACGCTAAATATTGGCACACTTGCCTTTGGGATGGCACTTGTTATTGGACACTATATTGGCGGTATTAAAATTGACGATCTGATTAAAGGTTATCCGACCAGCCTTCTGGTCATGCTCGCAGGGACCACGTTCCTGTTCTCTATCGCTCAGGTAAATGGCACGCTCGAAAAAGTCGCGAAATACGCGATTAAGGCGGTAAAAGGCAACACAGCTTTGCTGCCTATCGTCTTGTTCTTCGTAGCATTGATCATGGGTGCTGCCGGTCCTGGACCGACTGTTGCGGCCGCACTCATGGCACCCACTGTCATGCTGCTGGCCAAGGAGATGGAAGTTAATCCACTACTGCTAGCGATTGTTGTCGGTAACGGTGGCCACGCAGGCGGCATGTCGCCAATTGCGGTTGGCGGCGTCATTACCACTGGCTTGACTACCAAGCTCGGTCTGACTGGAGTCAGCGCCCTTATCTGGTATAACAATGTCCTGATTCACTTCGTCGGGGCTATATTGGCGTATTTCTGGTTTGGCGGCCACAAGCTGTGGAAGAGCCAAAGCGCGGCCCATAAGCAGATGCTAGCTGCTATCCCTATCGAGCCTTTCAGCCGCGACCAATGGATTACCCTCACCGGTCTGCTCACCTACATTTGCGGTGTGGTATTCTTTAAAATGGACATCGGTATGGGGGCGTTCTTGATTGGTACTATCCTCACTCTGCTGCGGGTTGTCAATGAGGAAAAAGCCATTAAAGGCATGCCATGGGGCGCTATTTTGATGGTCACCGGCGTTACGGTTCTGATCAGTATGATGAGCAAAGTCGGCGGCATTGACCTATTCGCCGGCCTAATCGCCAAACTGTCAACCACAGGCACGATTACCATTGTTACCGGTACGATTGCTGGCGTTATCTCCGCCTTTGCCAGCACCACCGGCGTTATCCTGACTACCTTTATCCCTATGGCTCCGGCGCTGTTGCAGAAAGTCGGCGCTCCGCCGACCGAACTAATCCCCCTCATATCGACAATTGTCGCCACCGGCTTCATTGTCGATATGAGTCCGCTCTCTACCAGCGGCGCCATTTATTTGGCCAATGCCCATGAATCGCAGGATAAATCGAAACTATTCCGCGATATGCTGGCCTGGGGTCTGTCGATGTCTGTAGTCGGTGCGTTGCTGTGTTGGCTGTTCTTCTCAGTCCTTCGAGTTCCCTGA